One Clavelina lepadiformis chromosome 1, kaClaLepa1.1, whole genome shotgun sequence genomic region harbors:
- the LOC143444124 gene encoding uncharacterized protein LOC143444124, which produces MIASVQRPSSSFSVFKPDNKPLVVRSTLGDVFETSKPGSRIKKKKRKLLSDVPAPAVPPLESNLNLPLPPRLSTGSAKRPDSKLGSRFGAYSQASFFSRHNPHPVRVRHIEGLNGVPICAVHDDGYFPLPRIGIATPSTRERENFIKNYVSSTALGINSTKFPINTITGLQNYPFKEKAVPRIGLIPITDSWRNELRELCTKAGLVSDEQPAPYKPASQTVPHPMTPARKTLYSAQTGRVIPPPSRAMSRQSVRNESSLSRHINQHYSHITAFPDTETLMLEMLCQILQTDSIPSVQQWLVSSGDREKTLVLGLIKNAMNQEETILREEMRQEAAAIKTPLPRSRAGTAPKPEFLETDLPAEDDIIGRIKSSTPRPMSKLSRRSLSRSSLGKRTPAPSPAPEIQATMRFNKGSAASQRLPPLPKIDEGEEEKENLGFAEEAEVDAKGN; this is translated from the exons ATGATAGCAAGTGTTCAAAGACCATCATCGAG TTTCAGCGTGTTCAAACCTGACAACAAACCTTTGGTTGTACGAAGCACCCTGGGAGATGTTTTTGAGACTTCAAAGCCAGGATCTCGAattaaaaagaagaaaaggaAGCTCCTTAGTGACGTTCCTGCTCCAGCAGTACCTCCATTAGAATCGAACCTTAATCTGCCTCTTCCGCCCAGATTGTCTACTGGATCAG CGAAAAGACCAGACTCTAAACTCGGCTCACGCTTTGGTGCATACAGTCAAGCTTCATTTTTTTCGAGGCATAATCCCCATCCGGTCAGAGTGCGACATATCGAAG GTCTAAACGGGGTGCCAATATGTGCAGTTCATGATGACGGCTATTTTCCTCTTCCCAGAATAGGTATTGCTACACCATCCACGAG AGAAagagaaaattttataaagaattACGTTTCGTCTACCGCGTTGGGAATAAACAGCACTAAATTTCCTATTAACACCATCACTGGACTTCAAAATTATCCGTTCAAGGAGAAAGCTGTTCCAAGGATAGGCCTTA TTCCAATCACCGACTCGTGGAGAAATGAACTGCGAGAACTGTGCACCAAAGCGGGGTTGGTGTCGGACGAACAACCGGCACCTTACAAGCCTGCCAGCCAGACGGTGCCTCATCCCATGACGCCAGCACGCAAAACCCTTTACTCAG CACAAACTGGTCGCGTTATTCCACCACCGTCAAGGGCAATGTCGCGACAAAGTGTTCGCAATGAATCGAGTCTGTCTCGCCATATTAACCAACACTATTCG CACATCACAGCCTTCCCTGACACTGAAACTCTGATGTTGGAGATGTTGTGTCAGATCCTACAAACTGACTCCATTCCGTCAGTTCAGCAATGGCTGGTTTCTTCAGGAGACAGAG AGAAGACACTTGTACTGGGtcttattaaaaatgccatGAACCAAGAAGAAACGATCTTACGTGAGGAGATGCGACAAGAGGCGGCTGCAATTAAAACTCCACTTCCACGCTCTCGTGCTGGCACTGCCCCAAAGCCAGAATTCCTGGAGACTGATCTTCCAGCTGAAGATG ATATTATTGGGCGAATCAAGTCCAGCACACCAAGACCTATGTCGAAGTTGTCAAGAAGGTCGCTTTCACGATCCTCACTTGGAAAACGCACCCCTGCTCCTTCACCAG CGCCTGAAATTCAAGCTACAATGAGATTTAACAAAGGATCGGCCGCATCCCAGAGATTGCCACCATTGCCTAAAATTGATGAAGGAGAAGAAGAGAAAGAGAATCTAGGGTTCGCTGAAGAAGCAGAAGTTGACGCTAAAGGAAACTAA